In Arachis hypogaea cultivar Tifrunner chromosome 2, arahy.Tifrunner.gnm2.J5K5, whole genome shotgun sequence, a genomic segment contains:
- the LOC112737364 gene encoding 2-methyl-6-phytyl-1,4-hydroquinone methyltransferase, chloroplastic, whose translation MASSMFSGTESLTLFSSKTPNGLCFNASNFHSKRIGFNSSTTNFNFSNKARVRHNSNRIVRTIVPKCSLSASRPTSQPRFIQHKKEAFWFYRFLSIVYDHVINPGHWTEDMRDEALEPADLSDRNMIVVDVGGGTGFTTLGIVKHVDAKNVTILDQSPHQLAKAKQKEPLKDCKIIEGDAEDLPFRTDYADRYVSAGSIEYWPDPQRGIREAYRVLKLGGKACVIGPVYPTFWLSRFFADVWMLFPKEEEYIEWFQKAGFKDVQLKRIGPKWYRGVRRHGLIMGCSVTGVKPASGDSPLQLGPKEEDVEKPVNTFVFLYRFLLGALAATWFVLVPIYMWLKDQIVPKGQPI comes from the exons ATGGCTTCATCAATGTTCAGTGGAACCGAAAGCCTCACACTTTTCAGTAGCAAAACCCCGAACGGTTTGTGTTTCAATGCTTCCAATTTTCACTCTAAAAGAATAGGTTTCAATTCTAGCACTACTAATTTCAATTTCAGTAATAAAGCTAGGGTTCGTCATAACAGTAATAGGATTGTTAGAACCATAGTACCAAAATGTAGTTTATCAGCTTCTAGGCCAACATCACAACCTAGGTTCATTCAGCACAAAAAAGAAGCATTTTGGTTCTATAGGTTCCTTTCAATTGTGTATGACCATGTCATAAACCCTGGCCATTGGACTGAGGACATGAGAGATGAGGCACTTGAGCCTGCTGACCTAAGTGACAGGAACATGATTGTTGTTGATGTCGGTGGCGGCACCGGTTTCACCACATTGGGGATTGTTAAGCATGTGGATGCCAAGAATGTCACCATTCTTGACCAGTCCCCGCACCAGCTCGCCAAGGCCAAGCAGAAGGAGCCCTTGAAGGATTGCAAGATTATCGAAGGGGATGCCGAGGACCTCCCCTTTCGAACCGATTATGCTGACAGATATGTGTCTGCTGGAAG CATTGAGTACTGGCCGGATCCACAGCGCGGCATCAGGGAAGCATACAGGGTATTGAAACTTGGGGGCAAAGCATGTGTAATTGGTCCCGTCTACCCAACATTCTGGTTGTCACGATTCTTTGCTGATGTTTGGATGCTTTTCCCCAAGGAGGAAGAGTACATTGAGTGGTTTCAAAAGGCTGGATTCAAGGATGTCCAACTAAAACGGATTGGCCCAAAGTGGTATCGTGGTGTTCGGCGCCATGGCTTGATTATGGGTTGTTCAGTTACCGGTGTTAAGCCTGCATCTGGTGATTCTCCTTTGCAG CTTGGTCCAAAGGAAGAAGATGTGGAGAAGCCTGTTAATACCTTTGTGTTCTTATATCGTTTCCTTTTGGGTGCATTGGCAGCTACATGGTTTGTGTTGGTTCCTATATACATGTGGCTCAAGGATCAAATTGTTCCCAAGGGTCAGCCAATCTAA